A window of the Butyricimonas virosa genome harbors these coding sequences:
- a CDS encoding RNA polymerase sigma-70 factor → MTKEQGEYIRFLNGEVLVFKHFFKEYFSKFFAFTSRFIDDAYVREDIVQETFIIVWSRHLKMFDSEVSLQAFIYRTLRNKCLDYIRHEKIKERYSNEFSRELETSDYLMQAIIDEESRFLIHKAIQSLTPQVQAVIKLHLEGKKNKEIAEEMGISETTVKFHKSVAYRELNKSLGHLFLMVAMLS, encoded by the coding sequence ATGACAAAGGAACAAGGTGAGTATATTCGATTTTTGAATGGGGAAGTGCTTGTCTTTAAGCACTTTTTTAAAGAATATTTCTCTAAATTTTTTGCCTTTACTTCTCGTTTTATTGATGATGCGTATGTGCGGGAAGATATAGTACAGGAAACTTTCATTATTGTTTGGTCTCGGCATTTGAAGATGTTTGATTCTGAGGTGTCATTGCAGGCTTTTATTTATCGAACTCTTCGAAACAAGTGTTTAGATTATATTCGTCATGAAAAAATTAAAGAACGTTATTCAAATGAGTTTTCAAGAGAGCTGGAAACTAGTGATTATTTAATGCAGGCAATCATAGATGAAGAGAGTCGTTTTTTAATTCATAAAGCTATCCAATCATTAACACCTCAAGTGCAGGCGGTGATAAAGTTGCATTTAGAGGGTAAGAAGAATAAGGAGATTGCGGAGGAGATGGGGATAAGTGAAACAACGGTGAAATTTCATAAATCAGTTGCTTATAGAGAATTAAATAAGTCTTTGGGTCATTTGTTTTTAATGGTTGCCATGTTGTCGTAG
- a CDS encoding FecR family protein has product MKEISQYLFIAKLICKERIAGLNDSEKKRLDSWRNESGKRERVFLDLQRISTEELEKRYDKVDVDLKWESFKKRQQQRKRNIRMGVAVAASICLLITSGLWLWLGTLGEERVVLAEQGRQNNVCLVLSTGEMVDISNVGQEEVKLDKGTKLYEGNRLEYVRPDSLHKKELEFNQLIIPKGTFYHLVLSDGTKVWLNADSKIKYPVSFGQDKREVSLRGEGYFEVAKDSTRPFIVSTDKMDVRVLGTTFDVNTYEDEGKSFVVLVEGLVEVSAGKGESRIITPGYMAEVNMHDVQAKIQISKCDPEHYIAWKNGNFSFRNASLTEILKRVSRYYDVTVIREQVFEEEYYTGDVSSDVSLESLLAVIESSTSVSFKVERKIVYVHKKRD; this is encoded by the coding sequence ATGAAAGAGATAAGTCAGTATTTATTTATAGCTAAATTAATCTGTAAGGAACGAATTGCCGGGTTGAATGATTCGGAGAAAAAGCGGTTGGATTCATGGAGGAATGAATCTGGGAAGAGGGAACGTGTCTTTTTAGACCTGCAAAGAATTTCCACGGAAGAGTTAGAAAAACGGTATGACAAGGTGGATGTTGATTTGAAATGGGAGAGTTTCAAGAAACGGCAACAACAGAGAAAGAGAAATATAAGGATGGGTGTGGCTGTTGCGGCAAGTATTTGTTTGTTGATAACAAGTGGGTTGTGGTTATGGTTGGGAACTTTAGGAGAGGAGCGTGTTGTACTGGCAGAGCAGGGACGACAAAATAATGTTTGCCTTGTGTTGTCAACCGGAGAAATGGTGGATATTTCGAATGTGGGGCAAGAGGAGGTAAAATTGGATAAGGGAACAAAGCTTTATGAGGGGAACCGTTTGGAATATGTTCGACCTGATTCTTTGCATAAGAAAGAGTTGGAATTTAACCAGTTGATCATTCCGAAAGGAACATTCTACCATTTGGTTCTTTCGGATGGAACAAAAGTGTGGTTGAATGCGGATTCAAAAATAAAATATCCGGTGTCTTTTGGTCAAGATAAAAGGGAGGTCAGTTTGCGTGGGGAAGGCTACTTCGAGGTTGCAAAAGATAGTACACGTCCTTTTATCGTGAGTACAGATAAAATGGATGTGAGGGTTTTGGGGACAACTTTTGACGTGAACACGTACGAGGATGAGGGGAAGAGTTTTGTCGTTTTGGTTGAAGGTCTTGTGGAAGTATCAGCAGGGAAAGGGGAATCCCGGATCATTACCCCGGGATATATGGCAGAGGTGAATATGCATGATGTACAGGCTAAGATTCAAATTTCGAAATGTGATCCGGAGCATTATATTGCTTGGAAGAATGGTAATTTCAGTTTTAGGAATGCTTCGTTGACGGAAATTTTGAAGCGGGTGTCCCGGTATTATGATGTAACCGTTATTCGAGAACAAGTATTTGAGGAAGAGTATTATACGGGAGATGTGTCAAGCGATGTGTCGTTAGAGTCTTTGCTTGCCGTTATTGAATCCTCAACTTCCGTGTCATTTAAAGTAGAACGCAAAATCGTCTATGTACACAAGAAAAGAGATTAG